The Deltaproteobacteria bacterium genome includes a region encoding these proteins:
- a CDS encoding arginine repressor (regulates arginine biosynthesis when complexed with arginine by binding at site that overlap the promotors of the arginine biosynthesis genes), with translation MPNKIENWSERHATIRNILATCEIHSQTELVSHLKHDGYYITQSSVSRDLAEIRAFKVDGRYVTAKTLYSADSVSDSLTPKHLSFKDDILNVAPAGPYMLVIKTPVGRAASVGIALDQTHWPEIIGTIAGDDTVFVATSGRRNQSHLQVRLTGIAAEKI, from the coding sequence ATGCCGAACAAAATTGAAAATTGGTCAGAACGGCACGCTACTATTCGTAATATTCTCGCCACTTGCGAAATCCACAGTCAAACTGAATTAGTGTCACACCTTAAACACGATGGATACTATATTACTCAGTCAAGTGTCTCACGCGACCTCGCAGAAATTCGCGCTTTCAAGGTAGATGGCCGTTATGTCACAGCTAAAACTTTATATAGTGCTGATTCTGTATCTGATTCTTTAACGCCAAAACACCTATCATTTAAGGATGATATCCTTAATGTAGCACCTGCTGGTCCTTACATGCTGGTAATAAAAACACCAGTAGGTCGAGCTGCTTCTGTTGGTATTGCATTAGATCAAACGCATTGGCCAGAAATCATCGGTACTATTGCCGGTGATGATACTGTATTTGTTGCAACTAGTGGTCGGCGAAATCAAAGTCATTTACAGGTACGTCTTACAGGGATTGCTGCGGAGAAAATTTAA
- the argG gene encoding argininosuccinate synthase, protein MSQPIILAYSGGLDTSFLVPYLNERYSSPIITVSVDTGGLTEDDRVRMKERALSIGATEHHLIDARSEYFSEVLKYLIMGNVLRGHLYPLSVGAERSLQARMVAHLALQKNARAIAHGSTAAGNDQVRFEVALRTLAPGLEILAPVRDEGFSREFEVNYLHERGHIFPAQRASYSVNSGLWGCTIGGRETNDTVEPLPEDAWVLSKGALNNPLPAETHYISYTSGVPTAIDDRNYEPVVLIEHLNILGARFAIGRGIHLGDTIFGLKGRVAFEAPAAAIIITCHRELEKLVLTAKQQRVKDMVSQIYGDLVHEAQYLEPVCRDIEALFISSQERVCGKVRFALRPGSIFVEGVSSPYSLKHASRGVYGEAAGEWSAADALGFSRLLGLPSILHAQVGGVPTTKGT, encoded by the coding sequence ATGTCTCAACCAATAATATTAGCCTATAGTGGCGGTTTGGATACGTCTTTTCTCGTTCCTTATTTAAATGAACGATACAGTTCACCCATTATCACGGTTTCTGTTGATACCGGTGGCCTAACTGAAGATGACCGTGTGCGCATGAAAGAACGCGCTCTTAGCATCGGAGCGACTGAACATCACCTCATTGATGCTCGTTCAGAATATTTTAGCGAAGTTTTAAAATATTTAATTATGGGCAATGTCTTGCGCGGACACCTTTACCCTCTTTCAGTTGGCGCCGAGCGATCTTTGCAAGCGCGTATGGTTGCTCATTTGGCTTTGCAAAAAAATGCCCGTGCTATTGCCCATGGTTCAACGGCAGCAGGTAATGACCAAGTTAGATTTGAAGTAGCATTGCGCACCCTTGCCCCTGGTCTTGAAATCTTAGCACCAGTGCGTGATGAGGGCTTTTCACGGGAATTTGAAGTTAATTATTTACATGAACGAGGGCATATCTTTCCTGCACAACGGGCAAGCTATTCAGTTAATAGTGGTTTATGGGGATGTACTATTGGAGGCCGCGAGACCAATGACACTGTTGAACCACTACCAGAAGATGCATGGGTTCTCTCAAAAGGTGCCTTAAACAACCCTTTGCCTGCTGAGACACATTATATTAGTTATACTTCTGGCGTACCCACTGCCATTGATGACCGAAATTATGAACCGGTAGTTTTAATTGAACACCTAAATATTCTAGGCGCTCGTTTTGCTATTGGCCGTGGCATTCATCTTGGTGATACTATTTTTGGCCTTAAAGGCCGGGTCGCCTTTGAAGCACCCGCTGCAGCGATAATAATTACTTGCCATCGCGAACTTGAAAAACTTGTGCTCACTGCAAAGCAACAGCGGGTAAAAGATATGGTGTCACAAATTTATGGTGACCTTGTACATGAAGCACAATATTTAGAACCTGTATGCCGCGATATTGAGGCTCTTTTTATTTCAAGCCAAGAACGCGTTTGTGGCAAAGTACGTTTTGCGCTTAGACCTGGGTCAATTTTTGTTGAAGGTGTTAGCTCACCATACTCTCTAAAACATGCTTCACGTGGTGTTTATGGCGAGGCAGCCGGCGAATGGTCTGCGGCTGATGCACTTGGCTTCTCACGCTTATTAGGTTTACCATCAATACTACATGCTCAAGTAGGCGGTGTTCCAACAACAAAAGGTACTTAA